The following are from one region of the Egicoccus sp. AB-alg6-2 genome:
- a CDS encoding class I adenylate-forming enzyme family protein, with the protein MAGPPDPASLERPWLEAYPPGVPPTYRLPAVALPRLLDDAARDFPSTPALIADGATIDFVTLRERVEAVASRLAGRGLGVGSRVLVGLHNSAAAPVLLLALWRLGAVVIPVSPALPAERLRAVAEDARVDAAVGAPRLLHELRQHVALPPVAVCVTGGEWPARTRRIRLPRRPVRGGGDHVTLADLLLEDASTPLPPVVAADAEAAYVYRARGEDLRGVVLSHANLVANAFQARLWVPDVQAGRERVLVADPLHEVLPLTLGLLAGLLSAATLVLVDRPEPGELARIIEREKPTLFPTVPARLHALLADRDAVRRDLTSLRVCVAGGAPLDPGLAAEVERRTGGARVREGYGLAEAAPLTHAQPVYGRATFGTIGLPVTGTVAVVVDPDDLGRVLPPDTPGMLLVHGPQVAQGYLDRDELSRATFVDGWLVTGDLATVDADGVFTHVGRVEEVVKREGQFVSPRHVEAALSRHPAVARAGVVTVGDLLFGAVVPRRRGRVHSDAMVEHCRNLLDPVAVPDRVIAVDRLPETSAGDLDRDELRRQLAGR; encoded by the coding sequence GTGGCCGGACCGCCGGACCCGGCGTCGCTCGAGCGCCCCTGGCTCGAGGCCTACCCGCCGGGCGTGCCGCCGACGTATCGCCTGCCGGCGGTGGCCCTGCCCCGCCTGCTCGACGACGCGGCCCGCGACTTCCCCTCCACGCCGGCCCTGATCGCCGACGGTGCGACCATCGACTTCGTCACCCTGCGCGAGCGGGTCGAAGCGGTGGCGAGCCGGCTCGCCGGGCGGGGCCTCGGGGTCGGCAGCCGCGTGCTGGTCGGACTGCACAACTCCGCTGCCGCGCCCGTGCTGTTGCTCGCGCTGTGGCGCCTCGGCGCCGTGGTGATCCCCGTGTCACCCGCCTTGCCCGCGGAGCGGCTGCGTGCGGTCGCCGAGGACGCCCGGGTCGACGCCGCGGTGGGAGCCCCCCGGCTCCTGCACGAGCTGCGGCAGCACGTCGCGCTGCCGCCGGTCGCGGTGTGCGTCACCGGCGGCGAGTGGCCGGCACGCACGCGGCGCATCCGTCTGCCCCGCCGTCCGGTCCGTGGTGGCGGTGACCACGTCACCCTCGCGGACCTGCTCCTCGAGGACGCGTCGACGCCACTGCCGCCGGTCGTCGCCGCCGACGCCGAGGCCGCCTACGTCTACCGGGCGCGTGGCGAGGACCTGCGGGGGGTCGTGCTCAGCCACGCGAACCTCGTCGCCAACGCGTTCCAGGCCCGCCTGTGGGTTCCCGACGTCCAAGCGGGACGCGAGCGCGTGCTGGTCGCCGATCCGTTGCACGAGGTCCTGCCGCTGACCCTCGGCCTGCTGGCGGGCCTGCTGTCGGCGGCAACGCTGGTCCTGGTGGACCGCCCCGAACCGGGTGAGCTGGCCCGGATCATCGAACGCGAGAAGCCGACGCTGTTCCCCACCGTGCCGGCCCGTCTCCACGCCCTGCTGGCCGACCGCGACGCCGTACGGCGCGACCTGACGTCGCTGCGGGTGTGTGTCGCCGGCGGCGCGCCGCTGGACCCGGGCTTGGCCGCCGAGGTCGAGCGGCGCACCGGCGGGGCGCGCGTACGGGAGGGGTACGGCCTCGCCGAGGCCGCCCCCCTCACCCATGCGCAGCCGGTCTACGGCCGGGCGACGTTCGGCACCATCGGCCTTCCGGTGACCGGCACCGTGGCCGTGGTCGTCGACCCGGACGACCTCGGACGCGTGCTCCCGCCGGACACGCCGGGCATGCTGCTCGTGCACGGGCCGCAGGTGGCGCAGGGCTACCTCGATCGTGACGAGCTCAGCCGGGCCACCTTCGTGGACGGGTGGCTGGTCACCGGTGACCTGGCGACGGTCGACGCCGACGGGGTCTTCACCCACGTCGGTCGCGTCGAGGAGGTCGTCAAGCGCGAGGGCCAGTTCGTCTCGCCCCGCCACGTCGAGGCGGCGCTCAGCCGGCACCCCGCCGTCGCGCGAGCGGGCGTGGTGACGGTGGGTGACCTGCTGTTCGGCGCGGTCGTGCCGCGCCGGCGCGGGCGGGTGCACAGCGACGCCATGGTGGAGCACTGCCGGAATCTTCTCGACCCCGTGGCCGTTCCTGATCGCGTGATCGCCGTGGACCGGCTTCCCGAGACCAGCGCCGGCGACCTCGACCGCGACGAACTGCGACGCCAACTGGCGGGAAGGTGA
- a CDS encoding ATP-binding protein produces the protein MSGPSVLWLHPARVPASVPAVRMAVADWARATGVDTDVEHDLLVVVTELSANAVRHGRGARFETQVSVLGDALQVRVTDAGGAAPAMPPVPGGTLSEHGRGLALVRAMVDRFSWRADERGTRVEALLPAVPRPPTSVDVATLRDVPGP, from the coding sequence ATGAGCGGCCCGTCGGTGCTGTGGCTGCACCCGGCCCGGGTCCCCGCGAGCGTCCCGGCGGTTCGCATGGCGGTCGCCGACTGGGCTCGGGCGACGGGCGTCGACACGGATGTCGAGCACGACCTGCTGGTCGTCGTGACCGAACTGTCGGCCAATGCGGTCCGACACGGCCGCGGCGCGCGGTTCGAGACGCAGGTGTCGGTCCTCGGCGACGCGCTGCAGGTACGTGTCACCGATGCCGGCGGCGCCGCACCGGCCATGCCCCCCGTACCCGGCGGCACCCTGTCCGAGCACGGACGGGGGCTGGCACTGGTGCGGGCCATGGTCGATCGGTTCAGCTGGCGGGCCGACGAACGGGGCACGCGGGTCGAGGCCCTGCTGCCCGCCGTGCCCCGTCCACCGACCAGCGTCGACGTCGCTACCCTTCGCGACGTTCCGGGCCCGTAG
- a CDS encoding acetyl-CoA C-acyltransferase, translating into MREAVIVEAVRTPVGRGKPGGALSGWHPVDLLAETLRGLVARAGIDAAEIDDVIAGCVSQAGAQAFNVARNAVLAAGFPEAVPATTIDRQCGSSQQALHFAAQGVLAGSYDVAVACGVEVMSKVPMFSSTMGQDPFGRRLLERYPEGLVNQGISAELIAAKWGLSREDLDAFSAHSHQRAAAATADGRFEAELLPVAVDRGEGPTGETMTADEGIRPDSTPESLAGLRPAFHDDGLAERFPQIQWVVTAGGASQISDGAAAVLVMERSRAEALGLTPRARIHTMAVAGDDPIFMLTGVIPATQQVLQRAGMTVDDIDAFEVNEAFAPVVLAWQQETGADLDKVNVNGGAIANGHPLGASGAKLTTTLLHVLEQTGGRFGLQTMCEGGGMANATIIERLG; encoded by the coding sequence ATGCGTGAAGCAGTGATCGTCGAGGCGGTCCGGACCCCGGTCGGGCGTGGCAAGCCCGGCGGCGCGCTCTCCGGCTGGCATCCGGTGGACCTGCTGGCCGAGACGCTGCGTGGATTGGTGGCCCGTGCCGGGATCGACGCCGCCGAGATCGACGACGTGATCGCCGGTTGCGTGTCGCAAGCGGGTGCGCAGGCCTTCAACGTCGCCCGCAACGCCGTCCTGGCGGCCGGCTTCCCCGAGGCGGTGCCCGCGACCACGATCGACCGCCAATGCGGCTCGTCGCAGCAGGCCCTGCACTTCGCCGCCCAGGGTGTCCTCGCCGGCAGCTACGACGTCGCCGTCGCCTGCGGGGTCGAGGTCATGTCGAAGGTGCCGATGTTCTCGTCCACCATGGGCCAGGACCCGTTCGGGCGGCGACTGCTCGAGCGCTACCCCGAAGGGTTGGTCAACCAGGGCATCTCGGCCGAGCTGATCGCGGCCAAGTGGGGCCTGTCGCGCGAGGATCTCGACGCCTTCTCGGCGCATTCACACCAGCGTGCCGCGGCGGCGACCGCCGACGGTCGCTTCGAGGCCGAGTTGCTGCCGGTCGCCGTCGACCGCGGCGAGGGCCCGACCGGCGAGACCATGACGGCCGACGAGGGGATTCGCCCCGATTCCACGCCCGAATCGCTGGCCGGTCTGCGCCCCGCGTTCCACGACGACGGTCTCGCCGAGCGGTTCCCACAGATCCAGTGGGTGGTCACCGCCGGGGGCGCGTCCCAGATCTCCGACGGCGCGGCCGCCGTCCTCGTGATGGAGCGCAGTCGGGCGGAGGCACTCGGGCTCACCCCACGCGCGCGCATCCACACGATGGCCGTCGCCGGCGACGACCCGATCTTCATGCTCACCGGGGTGATCCCCGCCACGCAGCAGGTGCTGCAGCGCGCCGGGATGACCGTCGACGACATCGACGCCTTCGAGGTCAACGAGGCCTTCGCGCCGGTCGTGCTCGCCTGGCAGCAGGAGACCGGAGCCGACCTCGACAAGGTCAACGTCAACGGTGGCGCGATCGCCAACGGCCACCCGTTGGGGGCCTCGGGCGCCAAGCTGACCACCACGCTGCTGCACGTGCTCGAGCAGACCGGCGGCCGCTTCGGCCTGCAGACGATGTGCGAAGGCGGTGGCATGGCCAACGCCACCATCATCGAACGCCTCGGCTGA
- a CDS encoding aminodeoxychorismate/anthranilate synthase component II — MGGTAPRPRLLVVDNYDSFTYNLVQELGELGADVEVVRNDAFTLDELDADLPDGVVISPGPGTPADAGLSNDVVRHVAGRRPLLGVCLGHQCIGEVYGGRIVRAPVLVHGKTSLIYHRREGVLADLPVPFDATRYHSLVVDRDSLPPVLKVTAETSDGLIMGLRHRELELEGVQFHPESVLTSAGMQLLGTFVARCAASAANAEAATATV; from the coding sequence ATGGGTGGAACCGCGCCGCGCCCCCGGCTGCTGGTGGTCGACAACTACGACTCCTTCACCTACAACCTCGTGCAGGAGCTGGGTGAACTCGGCGCAGACGTCGAGGTGGTGCGCAACGACGCGTTCACGCTCGACGAACTCGACGCCGACCTGCCCGACGGCGTGGTCATCTCGCCCGGCCCGGGGACCCCGGCCGACGCCGGTCTCTCCAACGACGTGGTTCGTCACGTCGCGGGCCGCCGCCCGCTCCTGGGGGTGTGCCTGGGGCACCAGTGCATCGGCGAGGTCTACGGCGGACGCATCGTGCGCGCCCCCGTGCTGGTGCACGGCAAGACCAGTCTCATCTACCACCGCCGTGAGGGCGTGCTCGCGGACCTGCCGGTGCCCTTCGACGCGACGCGGTACCACTCGCTGGTCGTCGACCGCGACAGCCTGCCGCCGGTGCTGAAGGTCACGGCCGAGACGTCGGACGGGCTGATCATGGGTCTGCGGCACCGCGAGCTCGAGCTCGAAGGGGTGCAGTTCCATCCCGAGTCCGTGCTCACCAGCGCCGGGATGCAGTTGCTCGGGACCTTCGTCGCCCGCTGCGCGGCGAGCGCTGCGAACGCCGAGGCCGCGACGGCGACCGTCTGA
- a CDS encoding class E sortase, whose protein sequence is MIRIARGLGWTLVVSGAVVLLYVVYLLWFTDLSANASQRELAEAWESPQAEPGDVDDAGDGVSVGGGFEVPEQGVTTLPGDGDGEGEAEPVDTGEAFLAMWFERDGQRVVADDVLYVVGDVTLDHLRLGPGHYPQSAAPGDPGNLAIAGHRTTYGRPFWALDELAEGDTIHVVDRSGQEWVYAYREQRVVAPTDIWVIGDGAWGTEAPTITLTTCHPRFSAAQRLIAWGELVEEPLAS, encoded by the coding sequence GTGATACGCATCGCTCGTGGGCTCGGCTGGACGCTGGTCGTCTCGGGCGCCGTCGTGTTGCTGTACGTCGTGTACCTGTTGTGGTTCACGGACCTGTCCGCCAACGCCTCGCAGCGCGAACTCGCCGAAGCGTGGGAGTCGCCGCAGGCCGAGCCCGGTGACGTCGACGACGCCGGCGACGGCGTGTCGGTCGGCGGCGGGTTCGAGGTCCCCGAACAGGGTGTGACCACGCTGCCCGGCGACGGCGACGGCGAGGGTGAGGCCGAGCCCGTCGACACCGGCGAGGCGTTCCTGGCGATGTGGTTCGAGCGCGACGGACAGCGCGTCGTCGCCGACGACGTCCTCTACGTCGTCGGTGACGTGACGCTCGACCACCTGCGTCTCGGACCCGGCCACTATCCCCAGTCGGCCGCCCCGGGCGACCCGGGCAACCTCGCCATCGCCGGACACCGGACGACCTACGGGCGCCCGTTCTGGGCGTTGGACGAGCTCGCCGAGGGCGACACGATCCACGTCGTCGACCGGTCGGGTCAGGAGTGGGTCTACGCCTATCGCGAGCAGCGGGTGGTCGCGCCGACCGACATCTGGGTCATCGGGGACGGCGCATGGGGGACCGAAGCGCCGACCATCACCCTGACGACCTGTCATCCGCGCTTCAGCGCGGCCCAGCGCCTGATCGCCTGGGGAGAACTGGTGGAGGAACCTCTTGCCTCGTGA
- a CDS encoding ArsR/SmtB family transcription factor, with amino-acid sequence MADVFDALGAPARRAIMDVLSARDDQTLFEIVNRLLVDHDVDLTRQAISQHLQVLEEAGLVRSRREGRYRFHTLEIGPLRDAMARWLNKE; translated from the coding sequence ATGGCTGACGTGTTCGACGCTCTCGGTGCCCCCGCTCGACGGGCCATCATGGACGTGTTGTCAGCGCGCGACGACCAGACGTTGTTCGAGATCGTGAACCGCCTGCTGGTGGACCACGACGTGGACCTCACGAGACAGGCCATCTCGCAGCACCTACAGGTGCTCGAGGAGGCCGGACTGGTGCGCTCCCGACGTGAAGGTCGTTACCGGTTCCACACCCTCGAGATCGGCCCGCTGCGAGACGCAATGGCCCGATGGCTGAACAAGGAGTGA
- a CDS encoding AAA family ATPase has protein sequence MPNPFEDATVDGALDPAANPFRPGMGRVPPDFGGREPALRRAKVVVDRLARPSAPQLVLYRGVRGVGKTALLAYVRLQAAQRGVHTIAMEADRGDPDLVAARETLRRGAAALVERADDALVRRCGGLRRARDGSVEAKGSGTPAATVERLVADLGLLAAGLGQGVLLTVDEVQEAEQTLLKPLLRAAHLASQEDRPLGVLLSGLPSAAETLFDEGQTYTERLERLELGLLDREGTVEAIRRPFEREADVLVDDHVLDHVHDESGGYPWFVQLWGAALWDVARHPQCVDLEDARAAGVEVHERVQAFFADRWRRVPSGRGALLAVALAEQGGDAEMGDLTEVLDLTHQALSPARRDLVERGLCWSPGRGRLAFTVPGFAEWVTRTRPDLG, from the coding sequence GTGCCCAACCCCTTCGAGGATGCCACCGTCGACGGGGCACTGGATCCTGCCGCGAACCCGTTCCGGCCCGGCATGGGACGTGTGCCACCCGACTTCGGCGGTCGTGAACCGGCCCTGCGGCGCGCCAAGGTCGTCGTCGACCGGCTCGCCCGGCCGTCGGCACCGCAGCTGGTGCTCTACCGCGGGGTGCGGGGCGTCGGAAAGACCGCCCTGCTCGCCTACGTGCGTCTGCAGGCCGCGCAGCGCGGCGTGCACACCATCGCGATGGAGGCCGACCGCGGTGACCCCGACCTCGTCGCCGCCCGCGAGACCCTGCGGCGGGGCGCAGCGGCGCTCGTCGAACGGGCCGACGACGCCCTGGTGCGACGCTGCGGCGGCCTGCGACGTGCCAGGGACGGCAGCGTCGAGGCCAAGGGAAGCGGCACGCCGGCCGCCACCGTCGAGCGCCTCGTCGCCGACCTCGGCCTGCTGGCCGCCGGACTCGGTCAAGGGGTGCTGCTCACCGTCGACGAGGTACAGGAGGCCGAGCAGACCCTGCTCAAGCCGCTCCTGCGAGCCGCGCACCTCGCCTCGCAGGAGGACCGGCCCCTGGGCGTGTTGCTCTCCGGTCTGCCGTCGGCTGCCGAGACCCTGTTCGACGAGGGCCAGACCTACACCGAACGGCTCGAACGACTCGAGCTCGGCCTCCTCGACCGCGAAGGCACCGTCGAGGCGATCCGCCGGCCGTTCGAACGCGAGGCCGACGTCCTCGTCGACGACCACGTCCTCGATCATGTCCACGACGAGTCCGGCGGCTACCCCTGGTTCGTGCAGCTGTGGGGCGCCGCGCTGTGGGACGTCGCCCGCCATCCGCAGTGCGTCGACCTCGAGGACGCCCGTGCCGCCGGCGTCGAGGTGCACGAGCGCGTCCAGGCGTTCTTCGCCGACCGCTGGCGTCGTGTCCCGTCGGGCCGTGGGGCGTTGCTCGCGGTGGCGCTGGCCGAACAGGGCGGTGATGCGGAGATGGGCGACCTGACCGAGGTGCTGGACCTGACCCACCAGGCGCTCTCGCCCGCCAGACGAGACCTCGTCGAGCGCGGTCTGTGCTGGTCGCCCGGCCGGGGGCGCCTCGCCTTCACGGTGCCCGGATTCGCCGAGTGGGTCACCCGGACGCGGCCGGACCTCGGATGA
- a CDS encoding hemerythrin domain-containing protein, protein MADQDIVDLLLADHREFRELFDELARSEDDFKQELFHYLVARLASHEAAEESVVHPALRDDVPGGEDVAVEVLREEAEAEKLLHRMTKMDIPSEEFTTALAQLDRDVSAHAEHEEREEFPRLREHLDAEHRRKMGAAFVTLREHGPTRPHPNTPQAPEVRAAVGPLAGVFDRARDKAREVFGKS, encoded by the coding sequence ATGGCCGACCAGGACATCGTCGACCTGTTGCTCGCCGATCACCGTGAGTTCCGCGAGCTGTTCGACGAACTCGCCCGCAGCGAGGACGACTTCAAGCAGGAGCTGTTCCACTACCTCGTCGCCCGCCTCGCCAGCCACGAGGCCGCCGAGGAGTCCGTGGTCCACCCGGCGTTGCGTGACGACGTGCCCGGAGGCGAGGACGTCGCCGTCGAGGTGCTGCGCGAAGAGGCCGAGGCCGAGAAACTGCTGCACCGCATGACGAAGATGGACATCCCGAGCGAGGAGTTCACGACCGCGCTCGCACAGCTCGACCGCGACGTCTCGGCCCACGCCGAGCACGAAGAACGCGAGGAGTTCCCGCGATTGCGCGAGCACCTCGACGCGGAGCACCGACGCAAGATGGGTGCGGCCTTCGTCACGCTGCGCGAACACGGGCCGACGCGACCGCACCCCAACACGCCACAGGCCCCGGAGGTCCGCGCCGCCGTCGGACCCCTGGCAGGCGTGTTCGACCGTGCCCGCGACAAGGCTCGCGAGGTGTTCGGGAAGTCTTGA
- a CDS encoding polyprenyl synthetase family protein → MNAAPSALRDLRAEVDVALEVALGDRLARLPEYHPSLAPVGDELRSFVRGGKRIRPVLLLLGHAAAGGEGNARVMGPAIALELLHTCALAHDDVIDRADSRRGEATVHRVFERMHRDAGWDGDARAYGEAVAILLGDLAFVLADELFLAAEVAPERLLAAFGTFTRLREEVMAGQYLDLWAATSRTTDRALAERIAAMKSGWYSVARPLEVGAVLGGADDGLVAGLARFGDPLGRAFQVRDDLLGVFGETAETGKSTLGDLAEGKRTLLIAEAAARLDADAWRWLDAALGDPNLDEARADDVRDALEASGARAAAEAYVADQVAASLAELERLPLPESTAVALRSLADYLGARTS, encoded by the coding sequence GTGAACGCCGCTCCCTCCGCGCTGCGCGACCTGCGTGCCGAGGTCGACGTCGCACTGGAGGTGGCACTCGGCGATCGCCTGGCGCGCCTGCCCGAGTACCACCCCTCGCTCGCGCCGGTCGGGGACGAGCTGCGGTCATTTGTCCGGGGTGGCAAGCGGATCCGGCCGGTCCTGCTGCTCCTCGGGCACGCCGCCGCGGGTGGCGAGGGCAACGCCCGCGTGATGGGGCCCGCCATCGCGCTCGAGCTGTTGCACACCTGCGCGCTCGCGCACGACGACGTGATCGATCGCGCCGACAGCCGCCGGGGCGAGGCGACCGTGCACCGCGTCTTCGAACGGATGCATCGCGACGCCGGATGGGACGGCGACGCCCGGGCCTATGGTGAGGCGGTGGCGATCCTGCTCGGCGACCTCGCGTTCGTCCTCGCCGACGAGCTGTTCCTTGCCGCCGAGGTCGCACCCGAGCGGCTCCTCGCCGCGTTCGGCACGTTCACGCGCCTCCGCGAGGAGGTGATGGCCGGCCAGTACCTCGACCTGTGGGCCGCCACCAGCCGCACCACCGACCGCGCCCTCGCCGAGCGCATCGCGGCCATGAAGTCGGGCTGGTACTCGGTCGCCCGGCCGCTGGAGGTGGGCGCCGTCCTCGGTGGCGCGGACGACGGGCTCGTGGCCGGGCTGGCGCGCTTCGGGGACCCGCTGGGGCGCGCGTTCCAGGTCCGCGACGACCTGCTCGGCGTCTTCGGCGAGACGGCCGAGACCGGCAAGTCGACCCTCGGCGACCTCGCCGAGGGCAAGCGCACCCTGCTGATCGCCGAGGCGGCCGCCCGGCTCGACGCGGACGCCTGGCGCTGGCTGGATGCCGCGCTCGGCGATCCGAACCTCGACGAGGCCCGCGCCGACGACGTGCGCGACGCCCTCGAGGCGTCGGGTGCCCGCGCCGCGGCCGAGGCCTACGTCGCCGACCAGGTCGCGGCCAGCCTCGCCGAGCTCGAGCGCCTGCCCCTGCCCGAATCCACGGCCGTCGCGCTCCGGTCGCTCGCCGACTACCTCGGTGCCCGTACCAGCTGA
- a CDS encoding gamma-glutamyltransferase has product MIGEQQVDDVLVGHGGAPVRSGRKAPVVGRAWQAALPSRIGSTAIGTATTPPLGVVAAGHTETVAAAAHVLEAGGNAFDAAVAAGLAAAVVEPCLSSLGGGGFLLAHTAAGEEVLFDFFVDTPGRGVDDEVEPRLDAVTLRFGAADQVFHVGHGSVAVPGCLAGYLHVHHRLGRLPLARVVEPARRMAADGVVLGPGQTAVVHLLEPILTRSPEGARRFRPDGRRLAGDEAVRNQKLADFLDAVAAGTTAGFADAPIAAAIAADMAANGGLLSAEDLRAYEVVEREPLSVAYRDAVLVTNPLPSLGGTLIGRGLQLLDTREPAAFGSGRRLRDLAEVFDDVWRHHTSPTAVKGTTHVSVCDAEGNLASMTTSNGSCSGVILGDTGVMANNITGESDLNPHLRVGAQPPRLRHPAGRRVGSMMAPSLLYRPDAPPLALGSGGSERIRTAMTQVVVNLVDHGFDVEAAVRAPRIHWDGAVVQVEPGFAEAAIAELATEREVNVWRVSDLYFGGTHVAGPDGARAGDPRRGGASVALLP; this is encoded by the coding sequence GTGATCGGCGAGCAACAGGTCGACGATGTCCTGGTCGGCCATGGTGGAGCTCCTGTTCGGTCCGGGCGGAAGGCACCGGTCGTCGGACGAGCATGGCAGGCTGCGCTGCCCTCCAGGATCGGGAGCACCGCCATCGGTACCGCGACCACGCCGCCGCTCGGGGTCGTCGCGGCCGGCCACACCGAGACGGTCGCGGCCGCCGCGCACGTCCTCGAGGCGGGCGGGAACGCGTTCGACGCGGCGGTCGCAGCGGGACTGGCGGCCGCGGTGGTCGAGCCGTGCCTGAGCAGTCTCGGTGGCGGCGGGTTCCTGCTGGCGCACACCGCGGCGGGCGAGGAGGTGCTGTTCGACTTCTTCGTCGACACGCCCGGCCGCGGCGTCGACGACGAGGTGGAGCCGCGGCTGGACGCGGTCACGCTGCGGTTCGGCGCCGCGGACCAGGTCTTCCACGTCGGTCACGGTTCGGTCGCCGTGCCGGGGTGCCTCGCCGGTTACCTGCACGTCCACCACCGGTTGGGGCGGTTGCCGTTGGCTCGGGTCGTCGAGCCCGCGCGCCGGATGGCAGCCGACGGCGTGGTGCTCGGCCCCGGTCAGACCGCGGTCGTGCACCTGCTCGAACCGATCCTGACCCGGTCGCCGGAGGGCGCACGACGTTTTCGTCCCGATGGGCGGCGCCTGGCGGGCGACGAAGCCGTCCGCAACCAGAAGCTGGCCGACTTCCTCGATGCCGTCGCGGCCGGCACGACCGCAGGGTTCGCCGACGCACCCATCGCCGCGGCGATCGCTGCCGACATGGCCGCCAACGGCGGCCTGCTCAGCGCCGAGGACCTGCGCGCGTACGAGGTCGTCGAGCGCGAACCGCTCTCGGTCGCCTATCGCGACGCGGTGCTGGTGACCAACCCGCTGCCCTCGCTCGGCGGCACGCTCATCGGTCGCGGCCTGCAACTGCTGGACACCCGCGAGCCGGCGGCCTTCGGCAGCGGCCGGCGCCTCCGCGACCTCGCCGAGGTCTTCGACGACGTGTGGCGCCACCACACGTCCCCGACCGCCGTCAAGGGGACGACGCACGTCAGCGTCTGCGATGCCGAGGGCAACCTGGCTTCGATGACCACGTCCAACGGCAGCTGCAGCGGCGTGATCCTCGGCGACACCGGGGTGATGGCGAACAACATCACGGGCGAGTCCGACCTCAACCCGCACCTGCGCGTCGGCGCGCAGCCCCCGAGGCTGCGGCACCCGGCTGGTCGCCGGGTCGGTTCGATGATGGCCCCCTCGCTGCTGTACCGGCCTGATGCGCCGCCACTGGCGTTGGGCAGCGGCGGGTCAGAACGCATCCGCACCGCGATGACCCAGGTGGTGGTCAACCTCGTCGACCACGGCTTCGACGTCGAGGCCGCGGTCCGCGCTCCTCGCATCCACTGGGACGGCGCCGTCGTGCAGGTGGAGCCCGGCTTCGCGGAGGCGGCCATCGCGGAGCTCGCCACCGAGCGCGAGGTCAACGTCTGGCGCGTGTCCGACCTGTACTTCGGCGGCACCCATGTCGCGGGACCCGACGGGGCCCGCGCCGGAGATCCGCGGCGGGGCGGCGCGAGCGTGGCGCTGCTGCCGTGA
- a CDS encoding FmdB family zinc ribbon protein codes for MPVYEYACADCGQHTERLLPYARAADPGPCPDCAGPLERRFSRVAVRLNAWGFSRTDGFVPDRPGRGDFRTVAERADRIAEGGG; via the coding sequence ATGCCGGTCTACGAGTACGCCTGCGCCGACTGTGGACAGCACACCGAGCGGCTGCTGCCCTACGCGCGTGCGGCCGACCCGGGACCCTGCCCGGACTGTGCCGGGCCTCTCGAACGCCGCTTCAGTCGCGTGGCCGTCCGCCTCAACGCCTGGGGCTTCTCGCGTACCGACGGTTTCGTGCCCGATCGCCCCGGTCGCGGGGACTTCCGGACCGTCGCCGAACGCGCCGATCGCATCGCCGAGGGCGGTGGCTAG
- a CDS encoding cell division protein CrgA: MPQSKHRRKGRNRPRAYQTSPPAKNPAPSAPWVPKVGVGLLVAGVAVILLAYLPTAQDWLATVPPLYGNWGLVVGFALLIAGFGFLVRWR; encoded by the coding sequence ATGCCGCAGAGCAAGCACCGCCGCAAGGGACGCAACCGTCCGCGGGCGTATCAGACCAGCCCGCCGGCGAAGAATCCCGCGCCCTCCGCGCCGTGGGTGCCCAAGGTCGGTGTCGGACTGCTCGTCGCTGGCGTCGCGGTCATCCTGCTGGCGTATCTGCCGACCGCCCAGGACTGGCTGGCGACGGTGCCGCCGCTGTACGGCAACTGGGGCCTGGTGGTCGGATTCGCGTTGCTGATCGCGGGCTTCGGGTTCCTCGTCCGCTGGCGCTGA
- a CDS encoding PaaI family thioesterase — protein MTSDPDAQSIPNRADLDQLWHSDEFAGRLGAELEDWGGGWARVGLTVTDQHRNFAGWLHGGVGFGLGDVAFAVASNSWGRLAVALSVDVQFLASAAPGDRLVAEGHERHRTKRTGAYLIEVRSDTGLVASLHALVHRTSRWHLGEDAWSDEWRATH, from the coding sequence ATGACCTCAGACCCCGACGCCCAGTCGATCCCGAACCGGGCCGACCTCGACCAGCTGTGGCACAGCGACGAGTTCGCGGGCCGCCTGGGGGCAGAGCTCGAGGACTGGGGCGGCGGCTGGGCCCGGGTCGGGTTGACCGTCACCGACCAGCACCGCAACTTCGCCGGCTGGTTGCACGGGGGCGTCGGGTTCGGGCTCGGGGACGTCGCGTTCGCCGTCGCGTCGAACTCGTGGGGTCGGCTGGCCGTCGCCCTCAGCGTCGACGTGCAGTTCCTCGCGTCAGCGGCGCCGGGCGACCGCCTGGTTGCCGAGGGCCACGAGCGCCATCGCACCAAACGCACCGGTGCGTACCTCATCGAGGTCCGCTCCGACACCGGCCTGGTCGCGAGCCTGCACGCCCTCGTGCACCGCACGAGTCGCTGGCACCTCGGCGAGGACGCCTGGTCCGACGAGTGGCGCGCCACCCATTGA